In Clostridium swellfunianum, a genomic segment contains:
- a CDS encoding ABC transporter permease: MGEINATINSDPIKKTPNSKSLKKLWANICKHKYLYLLILPGVIHLIIFRYITMYGSVIAFKDYNMFKGIMDSPWVGLKNFRDLFNTPKFPLVMKNTVIISLLKMFFGFPAPIILALLLNELKNLKFKKLTQTIVYLPHFVSWVVFAGIIRTFLNPVDGFVNEIIRSFGGASFDFLGSKESFRSILVITDIYKGIGWGTIIYMAALAGVDQELYEAAKIDGANLFQRMLHITLPCIKPVIMTLFILGLGGVLNAGFEQIFLLYNDMVMPVADIIDTYVYRKGIKEAAYSLGAAAGMFKSLIALVLIIATNKIANKVGEEGVW; the protein is encoded by the coding sequence ATGGGTGAAATTAACGCAACTATAAATAGCGATCCAATAAAGAAAACTCCTAATTCTAAATCGTTAAAAAAGCTGTGGGCTAATATATGTAAGCATAAATACTTATATTTATTAATACTTCCGGGTGTAATACATCTAATAATCTTTAGATATATAACCATGTATGGTTCAGTTATTGCCTTTAAAGATTACAATATGTTTAAAGGTATTATGGACAGCCCTTGGGTTGGGCTTAAAAACTTTAGGGATTTGTTTAATACTCCTAAGTTCCCGCTTGTTATGAAAAATACAGTAATAATAAGTTTGCTTAAAATGTTTTTCGGATTTCCTGCGCCAATAATACTTGCTCTACTTTTAAATGAGCTTAAGAATCTAAAATTCAAAAAACTAACTCAAACAATAGTGTATTTGCCACACTTTGTATCTTGGGTTGTTTTCGCTGGTATAATAAGAACTTTTCTTAATCCAGTTGATGGTTTTGTAAATGAAATAATAAGATCCTTTGGAGGGGCTTCTTTTGACTTTCTTGGAAGCAAGGAAAGCTTTAGAAGTATACTTGTAATTACTGATATCTACAAAGGCATAGGTTGGGGAACCATCATATACATGGCGGCACTAGCTGGTGTTGATCAAGAGCTATATGAGGCTGCCAAAATTGATGGAGCTAATTTATTCCAAAGAATGCTGCATATAACTCTTCCGTGCATAAAACCGGTAATAATGACCTTGTTTATACTTGGACTTGGTGGAGTGCTCAATGCTGGTTTTGAACAGATATTCCTTTTATACAATGATATGGTAATGCCGGTGGCGGATATTATTGATACTTACGTATATAGAAAGGGTATTAAAGAAGCGGCTTACAGTTTAGGTGCAGCTGCAGGTATGTTTAAATCGTTAATAGCATTGGTATTGATTATAGCAACTAATAAAATCGCTAATAAAGTTGGCGAAGAAGGCGTATGGTAG
- a CDS encoding extracellular solute-binding protein: protein MKSKKLLSLVLVAAISTSLLAGCKKANPTTTEEGKPKISITLMAGPKKPDTWLQKEVGNKLNAELDFIMLPGWEEKNTKTNLLMQDNDKRPDVLWYNGMGTEYKQWKEAGLLVDLMPLLKQTKDKNMLKKFTPEMLFPYYENGKLYRIPTDINGNGSTMSTFVRKDWLDKLGLKVPTTLDEFINVARAFTKNDPDGNGKADTYGFGGQNSGSVDWRAFAPVFYAYGYAPDFFGKYKDGTVKFGATVPETKQALQTLRDMYKEGLIEPTVFTGSDIGQIISKNKIGLFYSWQGFYSPDDGTNKALKANVPNAELLPIDPIKGPEGLSGDYPEPPGSWCYISVTNHPKNPQTVVNVLDKMMTKEIGMLNEYGEEGKHYKMENGQAKRLISEEEKNNLGLGSLGWIWFGPKLVPDLPQMAKLAEARVKSADATRDRIHHFSMSVRDNMPTYMKHATEIDDMANEIFIGIITGQKDIKEYDKFIDAYYNKFEGKQIEKEATELYSKEKGAFEDFKKVYEKELKVN, encoded by the coding sequence ATGAAGAGTAAAAAGTTATTAAGTCTAGTGCTTGTAGCAGCAATTTCTACTTCGTTGTTAGCTGGCTGTAAAAAAGCAAATCCAACAACAACTGAAGAGGGAAAACCTAAAATTTCAATAACTTTGATGGCAGGTCCTAAGAAACCTGACACTTGGCTTCAAAAAGAAGTGGGAAACAAGTTAAATGCTGAACTTGACTTTATCATGCTTCCAGGCTGGGAAGAAAAAAATACTAAGACTAATCTTTTAATGCAGGATAATGACAAGAGACCTGATGTACTGTGGTATAACGGAATGGGAACGGAGTACAAACAGTGGAAGGAAGCAGGACTTCTTGTAGATTTGATGCCTCTTTTAAAGCAAACTAAAGATAAGAATATGCTTAAAAAGTTTACACCAGAAATGTTATTCCCGTATTATGAAAACGGCAAATTATATAGGATTCCTACTGATATAAATGGAAACGGTTCAACAATGAGTACTTTTGTAAGAAAAGACTGGTTGGATAAATTAGGCTTAAAAGTGCCAACAACTCTTGATGAGTTTATAAATGTTGCAAGAGCATTTACTAAGAATGACCCTGATGGAAATGGAAAGGCAGATACATACGGATTTGGAGGACAAAACTCAGGTTCAGTGGATTGGAGAGCTTTTGCACCAGTATTCTATGCTTATGGTTATGCTCCTGATTTCTTTGGTAAATATAAAGACGGTACAGTAAAGTTTGGCGCAACTGTTCCAGAAACTAAACAAGCTTTACAGACACTAAGAGATATGTATAAAGAAGGTTTAATTGAGCCTACTGTATTTACTGGAAGCGATATTGGACAAATAATATCTAAAAATAAGATTGGATTGTTCTACAGCTGGCAGGGCTTTTATAGTCCAGATGATGGAACAAACAAAGCTTTAAAGGCTAATGTTCCAAATGCTGAGCTTTTACCAATAGATCCAATCAAAGGACCTGAAGGCTTAAGCGGAGATTATCCAGAACCACCAGGATCATGGTGTTATATAAGTGTAACAAATCATCCTAAAAATCCTCAAACTGTAGTAAACGTTCTTGACAAGATGATGACAAAAGAAATTGGTATGCTTAACGAGTATGGTGAAGAAGGAAAGCACTATAAGATGGAAAATGGTCAGGCTAAGAGACTTATATCCGAGGAAGAGAAGAATAATCTTGGATTAGGCTCACTTGGTTGGATTTGGTTCGGACCAAAGCTTGTTCCAGATCTTCCACAAATGGCTAAGCTTGCAGAAGCTAGAGTTAAGTCAGCTGATGCTACTAGAGATAGAATTCACCACTTCAGCATGAGCGTTAGAGACAATATGCCTACTTACATGAAGCATGCAACTGAAATTGATGATATGGCTAACGAAATATTCATTGGTATTATCACTGGTCAAAAAGATATAAAGGAATATGACAAATTTATCGATGCATACTACAACAAATTTGAAGGAAAACAAATTGAAAAGGAAGCTACAGAGCTTTACAGCAAGGAAAAGGGAGCTTTCGAAGACTTTAAAAAGGTTTATGAAAAAGAGTTAAAAGTTAACTAG
- a CDS encoding LacI family DNA-binding transcriptional regulator: protein MSKVTLESISSILNVSQNTVSKALRGAPGVSDELRAKIFNLATEMGYKKVQQAAEISVKNITLLCRSSFLSDVTFWSQVFSGISKYCSKNNIKLSVVSIDGSKEEKAETILSIMPYTADGFIIAGTISDTLLKKIKSSKIPFVVVDHFSEEVDCDYINISNKLGIYKLMKHIYTNGHRNIGFISNSISAYSFTERFDAYLKYMKDFKLPVKDEYLWLEAEYIQTDYLKNKLSSSIKNKDFPTAWICVNDNTALTFIKALTEMNISVPEDVSIVGFDNISELIYTNLTTIDVPKQSIGEKAVEQLISRVENPNKPLEDVMLSVELIERASVKKLSLTE from the coding sequence ATGAGTAAAGTAACCTTGGAAAGTATTTCTTCTATTTTAAATGTATCTCAAAACACTGTTTCTAAAGCATTAAGAGGAGCCCCAGGAGTAAGCGATGAGCTAAGAGCTAAGATATTTAACCTTGCAACAGAAATGGGTTATAAAAAAGTTCAGCAGGCTGCTGAAATATCAGTTAAAAACATAACCTTGCTATGCCGCAGCAGTTTTTTATCCGATGTAACCTTTTGGTCTCAGGTATTCTCAGGCATAAGTAAGTATTGCAGCAAAAACAATATAAAATTAAGCGTAGTAAGCATTGATGGCAGCAAAGAAGAAAAAGCCGAAACTATATTATCAATTATGCCTTATACAGCTGATGGTTTTATTATTGCAGGCACAATAAGCGACACTTTACTAAAAAAGATAAAATCCTCAAAGATTCCTTTTGTAGTAGTAGACCATTTTAGCGAAGAAGTAGATTGTGATTATATTAATATTTCAAACAAACTAGGAATTTATAAATTAATGAAGCACATTTATACTAACGGGCATAGAAATATAGGCTTTATAAGCAACTCCATATCTGCCTACAGCTTTACAGAAAGATTTGATGCCTATTTAAAATACATGAAGGACTTTAAGCTTCCTGTTAAGGATGAATATTTATGGCTGGAAGCAGAATATATCCAAACTGACTACTTGAAAAACAAGCTTTCTTCTTCTATTAAAAATAAAGATTTTCCTACTGCTTGGATTTGTGTAAATGATAATACAGCTCTTACTTTTATAAAAGCTTTAACTGAAATGAACATATCAGTTCCAGAAGATGTCAGCATCGTTGGTTTTGATAACATTTCAGAGTTAATTTATACAAATTTAACCACTATAGATGTTCCAAAGCAGAGCATTGGTGAAAAGGCTGTTGAACAGCTTATTAGCAGAGTAGAAAATCCAAACAAGCCCTTAGAAGATGTAATGTTAAGTGTAGAACTAATAGAAAGAGCTTCTGTAAAAAAGCTATCTCTTACTGAATAA
- a CDS encoding DUF2815 family protein, with protein MKMIKVVTKKIRMDYVNLFSPKAMMPGEEQKYSVCILIPKTDIETVSKINLAVEAAKRADISLWGYEMPSNLKTPLRDGDLEKPNYEDYRGHYFLNAVSRRKPEVVNKKLVEIKEEEEVYSGCYGRVSINFYPFNWNDNKGVGCGLINVQKLEDGEPIGTSFSAEEDFGAEDGDKPW; from the coding sequence ATGAAAATGATAAAAGTAGTAACAAAAAAGATAAGAATGGATTATGTGAATTTATTTTCTCCAAAGGCTATGATGCCTGGAGAGGAACAGAAGTACAGTGTATGCATACTTATTCCTAAAACTGATATTGAAACTGTAAGCAAAATAAATTTGGCGGTGGAGGCTGCAAAGAGAGCAGATATTTCACTATGGGGATATGAGATGCCAAGCAACTTAAAAACTCCCTTAAGAGATGGGGATTTGGAAAAACCTAATTATGAGGATTATAGAGGACACTACTTTCTTAATGCTGTTTCTAGGAGAAAGCCTGAGGTTGTAAACAAAAAACTTGTTGAAATTAAGGAGGAAGAGGAAGTTTATTCTGGCTGCTATGGAAGGGTATCCATAAACTTTTATCCCTTCAACTGGAATGACAACAAGGGTGTTGGCTGCGGCCTTATAAATGTTCAAAAGCTTGAAGATGGCGAACCGATTGGTACAAGCTTTAGTGCTGAAGAAGATTTTGGAGCAGAGGATGGTGATAAGCCATGGTAG
- a CDS encoding DNA polymerase, whose protein sequence is MVEGRRVLAIDIETCSGLDLAKCGVYSYVQNEDFEILLFGYAFEEEEVKVIDLKSGEELPEKVKKALVDPKVIKTAFNANFERTCLSWYLKTDMPPEQWRCTQVMALSLGLPASLEAAAQVLKLKEQKLSEGKKLIKYYGTARKSLSLQAEDRESWEKFKGYCRQDVEVERSLRKQLESYEITDKEQRLWVLDQHINDYGVKVDKELLEKALSCNALNAESIEKELIELTGVKNPNSAAQLKKWLYDNEGLKADSLNKEAVEELLEQENSARAKRVLSLRQELSKTSIKKYEAMKRAMCSDGRVRGLFQFYGANRTGRWAGRLVQVQNLPQNKMDELDLARNLLIKGNTEALEGLTGSSSQVLSQLVRTAFVPEEGARFIAADFSAIEARIIAWLAGEQWRIEVFKAHGKIYEASAAKMFKVPIESIGKDSALRQKGKIAELALGYQGSKGALINMGALKMGLKERELIELVTAWRGANKNIVKLWQQVEMAAVTAVEQRRAVKLQHKLEFFFERGILFIKLPSGRKLSYINARLKLDFDFNKYIITYEGIDQTNKLWTTLKTYGGKLVENIVQAIARDCLAEAMLRLYENGYKIVMHIHDEVVLEVPENFGSLEEVQETMAEPIAWAKGLHLTAEAFESKYYRK, encoded by the coding sequence ATGGTAGAAGGTAGAAGAGTTTTAGCAATAGATATAGAAACCTGTTCAGGATTGGACCTTGCAAAATGCGGGGTCTATTCCTATGTGCAGAATGAAGACTTTGAGATTTTGCTTTTTGGCTATGCCTTTGAGGAAGAGGAAGTAAAGGTTATTGATTTAAAAAGCGGAGAAGAGCTTCCTGAAAAAGTTAAAAAGGCACTTGTAGATCCAAAGGTAATTAAAACAGCCTTTAATGCAAATTTTGAGCGCACCTGTCTTAGCTGGTATTTAAAAACGGATATGCCTCCTGAGCAGTGGAGATGCACTCAGGTAATGGCACTAAGCCTTGGTCTGCCAGCAAGCTTGGAGGCAGCAGCTCAGGTTTTAAAGCTTAAGGAGCAGAAGCTTTCGGAAGGAAAAAAGCTTATTAAGTATTATGGTACAGCTAGAAAAAGCTTAAGCCTTCAAGCTGAGGATAGAGAAAGCTGGGAGAAGTTTAAAGGCTACTGCAGGCAGGATGTAGAGGTGGAAAGAAGCCTTAGAAAGCAGCTTGAAAGCTATGAAATAACAGATAAGGAGCAAAGGCTTTGGGTTTTAGACCAGCATATAAATGATTATGGGGTAAAAGTGGACAAGGAACTTTTAGAAAAGGCCTTAAGCTGCAATGCCTTAAATGCTGAGAGCATTGAAAAGGAGCTAATAGAATTAACTGGTGTAAAAAATCCAAACAGTGCAGCTCAGCTTAAGAAATGGCTTTATGACAATGAGGGGCTAAAGGCAGATTCTTTAAATAAGGAAGCGGTTGAGGAGCTTTTGGAGCAGGAAAATAGCGCTAGAGCTAAAAGGGTTTTGAGTTTAAGGCAGGAGCTTTCCAAAACTTCAATTAAAAAGTATGAAGCAATGAAAAGAGCTATGTGCAGTGATGGCAGAGTACGAGGCTTGTTTCAGTTTTATGGTGCAAACAGAACTGGCAGATGGGCAGGAAGGCTGGTTCAGGTGCAAAACCTGCCTCAGAACAAAATGGATGAGCTGGATTTGGCAAGAAACCTGTTAATAAAGGGTAATACTGAAGCACTTGAAGGCTTAACCGGCAGCTCCTCACAGGTGTTGTCTCAGCTTGTAAGAACAGCTTTTGTGCCTGAGGAGGGGGCAAGATTTATAGCTGCGGATTTTAGTGCTATTGAAGCTAGAATAATAGCTTGGCTTGCAGGTGAGCAGTGGAGAATAGAAGTTTTTAAAGCTCATGGAAAGATATATGAGGCTTCTGCTGCAAAAATGTTTAAGGTGCCTATAGAGTCTATTGGAAAAGACAGTGCTTTAAGGCAGAAGGGAAAAATAGCTGAACTGGCGCTGGGCTATCAGGGAAGCAAGGGGGCTCTTATAAATATGGGGGCTTTAAAAATGGGCTTGAAGGAAAGAGAGCTTATAGAGCTTGTTACAGCCTGGAGGGGTGCAAATAAAAATATAGTTAAGCTTTGGCAGCAGGTGGAAATGGCTGCAGTTACTGCAGTAGAACAAAGAAGAGCAGTTAAGCTTCAGCACAAGCTTGAATTTTTCTTTGAGAGGGGAATTCTTTTTATTAAGCTTCCCTCGGGCAGAAAGCTTTCCTACATAAATGCAAGGCTTAAATTAGATTTTGATTTTAATAAATACATAATTACCTATGAGGGCATAGATCAAACAAATAAGCTCTGGACAACCTTAAAGACCTATGGAGGAAAGCTTGTAGAAAATATAGTGCAGGCTATAGCTAGAGATTGTCTGGCAGAGGCAATGCTTAGGCTTTATGAGAATGGCTATAAAATTGTTATGCATATTCATGACGAGGTGGTTTTAGAGGTGCCGGAGAATTTTGGCTCCCTTGAAGAGGTGCAGGAAACTATGGCTGAGCCAATAGCTTGGGCCAAGGGGCTGCATTTAACCGCAGAGGCCTTTGAAAGCAAGTACTATAGAAAATAA
- a CDS encoding virulence-associated E family protein has product MININYDGIIAIAEGKSRKEAVWINKELKWSELLERLSETTYTHETAEQYRSLPKKEQDAIKDVGGFVGGTLKDRKRNSCSVLNRTLLTLDADFAQEGFWRLLADSFNYACCIYSTHKHVKDKPRLRLVIPLERAVTPEEYEAVARKVAKDIGIDYFDDTTYEPSRLMYWPSTSKDGLFEFEFKDDKWLKPEDILASYEDWRNRSLWPEASRLKSKIKRLKDKQGNPRDKKGFVGAFCCTYNVPEAIDKFLPEVYEKTLEQSRYTYMKGSTWGGLIIYEEGKFAYSHHSTDPAGGKLCNAFDLVRIHKFGHLDEGMEEKASSAKPPSYAAMLRFVQELEAVKITLGQERLKLVRQDFQVVEEEVALEVAWLKKLETDNRGNYKPTITNIVLILENDPYIKGKIALNEFSHSTMLRGDVPWHKLENKSEGDIFSDRDDAALRQYLEKVYDISSPNKILDGVLIIEEKNKYHPIRDYINSLTWDGTPRLDTLLMDYLGAEDNKYVRTVTRKALVAAVARVFKPGIKFDNMLVLVGKQGIGKSHIIRLLGQSWFSDSFTTVQGKEAYEQLQNAWLIELAELSATRKAEAEAVKQFLSKCDDSYREAYGRRVTKFPRQCVFFGTTNDYNFLKDKTGNRRFWPVIVNASKRKKNLWLSMNQTEIDQIWAEAFELWKQGEELFLNEELEYLASEVQELHTEQSNMEGAIREYLELGLPINWGDMDIGARRRYIHGTDFGEAEEGTVPRTKVCASEIYVELLYGDYKDIDSYRAREINYIIRKIEGWEPYTKNRGRLHFGKLYGKQRAFVRSDNGGLE; this is encoded by the coding sequence ATGATAAACATAAATTATGATGGAATTATAGCTATAGCAGAAGGCAAGAGCAGAAAAGAAGCTGTGTGGATAAACAAGGAGCTTAAGTGGTCTGAGCTTTTAGAAAGGCTAAGTGAAACCACCTATACCCATGAAACCGCTGAGCAGTATAGAAGCCTTCCTAAAAAGGAGCAGGATGCTATTAAAGATGTTGGGGGCTTTGTTGGAGGCACCTTAAAGGATAGAAAAAGAAACAGCTGCAGTGTTTTAAATAGGACACTGCTTACTTTGGATGCAGATTTTGCTCAGGAAGGGTTTTGGAGACTTCTAGCTGACAGCTTTAATTATGCCTGCTGCATTTATTCAACTCACAAGCATGTAAAGGATAAGCCAAGGCTTAGGTTGGTTATTCCCTTAGAAAGAGCTGTTACTCCTGAGGAATATGAGGCTGTGGCAAGAAAGGTTGCTAAGGATATTGGCATTGATTATTTTGATGACACTACCTATGAGCCTTCAAGGCTAATGTACTGGCCCTCTACCAGCAAGGACGGCTTATTTGAGTTTGAATTTAAGGATGATAAGTGGTTGAAGCCTGAGGACATACTTGCAAGCTATGAAGATTGGAGGAATAGAAGTCTTTGGCCTGAAGCTTCAAGATTAAAGAGCAAAATTAAAAGACTTAAAGACAAGCAAGGCAATCCAAGAGATAAAAAGGGCTTTGTGGGAGCCTTTTGCTGCACCTATAATGTACCTGAAGCTATAGATAAATTTCTTCCTGAGGTTTATGAGAAAACCTTGGAGCAAAGCAGGTATACCTATATGAAAGGCTCAACCTGGGGAGGACTAATAATTTATGAGGAAGGTAAATTTGCCTACTCTCATCATTCAACAGATCCTGCAGGAGGCAAGCTGTGCAATGCCTTTGATTTAGTGAGAATTCATAAATTTGGACACCTAGATGAAGGCATGGAGGAGAAGGCTTCTTCAGCAAAGCCGCCTTCCTATGCTGCGATGCTTCGCTTTGTGCAGGAGCTGGAGGCAGTAAAAATTACTCTTGGGCAGGAAAGGCTTAAGCTAGTTAGACAGGATTTTCAAGTAGTAGAAGAGGAGGTAGCTCTTGAGGTGGCTTGGCTTAAAAAGCTTGAGACAGACAACAGAGGAAACTACAAGCCAACCATAACCAATATAGTTTTAATTCTTGAAAATGATCCCTATATAAAAGGAAAGATAGCTTTAAATGAATTTTCACATTCAACAATGCTAAGAGGAGACGTGCCTTGGCATAAGCTGGAGAATAAAAGCGAGGGAGATATATTTTCAGACAGGGATGATGCAGCCTTAAGGCAGTACTTAGAAAAGGTCTATGATATAAGCTCGCCAAATAAAATTTTAGATGGGGTGTTAATTATTGAGGAGAAAAACAAGTATCACCCAATAAGGGATTATATAAACTCCTTAACCTGGGACGGCACTCCCAGGCTAGATACGCTTTTAATGGATTATTTGGGAGCAGAGGACAATAAGTATGTAAGAACTGTAACAAGAAAGGCTTTAGTAGCTGCAGTAGCCAGGGTTTTTAAGCCTGGTATAAAGTTTGATAACATGCTTGTTTTAGTTGGAAAACAGGGCATAGGAAAAAGCCATATTATAAGACTTTTAGGGCAGTCCTGGTTTTCTGATTCCTTTACCACAGTGCAGGGCAAGGAAGCCTATGAGCAGCTTCAAAATGCCTGGCTTATTGAGCTTGCTGAGCTTTCGGCCACCAGAAAGGCTGAAGCTGAGGCAGTTAAGCAGTTCCTTTCAAAATGCGACGACAGCTACAGGGAAGCCTATGGCAGAAGAGTAACCAAGTTTCCAAGGCAGTGCGTGTTTTTTGGCACCACCAATGACTATAATTTTTTAAAGGACAAAACAGGAAACAGAAGATTTTGGCCTGTGATAGTTAATGCTTCAAAACGCAAAAAGAATCTTTGGCTTTCTATGAATCAGACTGAGATAGATCAGATTTGGGCTGAGGCTTTTGAACTTTGGAAACAGGGGGAAGAGCTGTTTTTAAATGAAGAACTTGAATATCTTGCCAGTGAGGTGCAGGAACTCCATACTGAGCAGAGTAACATGGAGGGAGCTATAAGAGAGTATTTAGAGCTGGGTTTGCCTATAAACTGGGGCGATATGGATATTGGAGCAAGAAGACGCTACATTCATGGCACTGACTTTGGAGAAGCAGAAGAAGGCACTGTGCCTAGAACCAAGGTATGCGCTTCAGAAATATACGTGGAGCTTTTATACGGAGATTATAAGGATATAGACTCCTATAGGGCCCGGGAAATAAATTATATTATACGAAAAATAGAAGGCTGGGAGCCCTATACAAAAAATAGAGGCAGGCTCCATTTTGGAAAGCTATACGGTAAGCAAAGAGCCTTTGTAAGGTCAGACAATGGGGGCTTAGAATAG
- a CDS encoding cyclic-di-AMP receptor has translation MKLIIAIVHDEDVNRILDEFSDNNLRITKMSTTGGFLKLGNTTLLSGVENHELHTAIQIIANNSQRKQQVENNSSSKLTIGRATIFVVDVERFEKY, from the coding sequence TTGAAGCTTATAATTGCAATTGTTCACGATGAGGATGTAAACAGAATATTAGATGAATTTAGTGATAACAATCTCAGAATAACTAAAATGAGCACCACTGGAGGCTTTTTGAAATTAGGAAATACAACGCTTCTTTCCGGTGTGGAAAATCATGAACTTCATACAGCTATCCAAATAATAGCAAACAATTCGCAAAGAAAACAACAAGTAGAAAACAATAGTTCTAGCAAGTTAACAATAGGGAGAGCCACTATCTTTGTAGTTGATGTAGAGAGGTTTGAAAAGTATTAG
- a CDS encoding ABC transporter permease subunit: protein MNIFVRELKAHRKSLIIWCIGAFYMVAASMWKFGAEYSSNQSLNELISQLPEAVRVILGIRGSFDLSTAGGYYGLLYYYLVLMATIHSAMIGASIISKEEQNKTTEFIVAKPVTRNEIITSKLLAGFTNIFIFNMVTTLSSLIMLEYYNKGQSITKEIIMLMIGMFILQLIFLLVGTASAAISKNPKMSSVAALTILLITLMLAKIIDMNSKLDGLKYFTPIKYFEAEQLLLQGGFKPIFLVLCVVIIAILFSSPYVFYKKRDLNV from the coding sequence ATGAATATATTTGTCAGAGAGCTAAAAGCACATAGAAAATCCCTAATTATATGGTGCATTGGCGCATTTTATATGGTTGCAGCAAGTATGTGGAAATTCGGAGCTGAATATAGTTCAAATCAATCCCTGAATGAACTTATTTCTCAATTGCCTGAAGCAGTGCGAGTTATACTTGGGATACGGGGTTCCTTTGATCTATCAACTGCCGGTGGATATTATGGACTATTATATTATTACCTTGTGCTCATGGCAACAATTCATTCAGCTATGATTGGAGCCAGCATTATATCAAAGGAAGAACAGAATAAAACAACAGAATTCATAGTTGCAAAACCTGTTACAAGAAATGAAATCATCACTTCAAAGCTGTTAGCAGGTTTTACAAATATCTTTATATTTAATATGGTTACGACCCTCTCTTCATTAATCATGTTGGAATATTACAACAAAGGTCAATCAATTACTAAAGAAATTATTATGTTAATGATTGGAATGTTTATTTTACAGTTAATATTTTTACTTGTTGGAACAGCATCCGCAGCAATCAGTAAAAATCCAAAGATGTCTTCGGTCGCAGCACTTACCATACTGCTAATTACATTGATGCTTGCAAAGATAATTGATATGAACAGCAAACTTGATGGCCTGAAATATTTCACCCCAATTAAATACTTTGAGGCAGAGCAACTACTCCTGCAAGGAGGTTTTAAGCCGATTTTTTTAGTTCTGTGTGTTGTGATTATAGCAATATTATTTAGCTCACCCTATGTCTTTTACAAAAAAAGAGATTTGAATGTATAG
- a CDS encoding ABC transporter permease subunit yields the protein MNIFWREIKAFSKFTTIWTVAISAWIIILSLFFPAFYDNAAVITKALESYPEAVRNLLGLSPDSLSSFLGFYTFVFNGVVELGIIQAVILGASVIFKEVSGKTADFLFTRPATRRQIITSKLGASCISLLITTIVCFLISSLMAVFMSQDTVNFRLLFMVSITLFFIQLLFMIIGTLLAVVFVKMKSAAALAIGALLINQILFSIFKPILGEKAVRYIIPIKYFNSEYIIKNVSYEVSFIIITFLLIIAGVILSLIIYEKKDVHAA from the coding sequence ATGAATATATTTTGGCGTGAAATAAAAGCATTCAGTAAGTTTACCACTATATGGACCGTTGCAATATCTGCTTGGATTATTATACTCTCATTATTTTTCCCAGCATTTTATGATAACGCGGCTGTAATAACAAAGGCTCTTGAAAGCTATCCAGAAGCAGTTCGCAATCTACTTGGGCTTTCACCAGACAGTTTATCCAGCTTTTTAGGTTTTTACACCTTTGTATTTAATGGTGTAGTGGAACTTGGAATTATACAGGCTGTGATTTTAGGAGCTTCTGTTATTTTTAAAGAAGTAAGCGGAAAGACAGCGGACTTTCTTTTTACAAGGCCAGCAACGCGAAGACAAATTATCACCTCAAAGTTGGGTGCCTCCTGCATCTCTCTACTTATTACAACTATAGTTTGCTTTTTAATCTCCAGTTTAATGGCAGTATTTATGTCACAGGATACTGTAAACTTTAGATTGCTGTTTATGGTTTCTATTACGCTATTTTTTATTCAACTATTATTTATGATTATTGGAACCTTATTAGCAGTGGTATTTGTTAAAATGAAATCTGCTGCTGCTCTTGCTATTGGTGCTTTGTTAATTAATCAAATACTGTTTAGTATATTTAAGCCTATTTTAGGAGAGAAAGCAGTAAGATATATCATTCCAATAAAATATTTTAACAGTGAATATATAATAAAAAATGTATCTTATGAAGTTTCATTTATTATTATTACATTCCTGCTGATTATAGCTGGAGTAATATTAAGCCTAATTATCTATGAGAAAAAAGATGTACATGCTGCTTAA